Proteins co-encoded in one Neovison vison isolate M4711 chromosome 9, ASM_NN_V1, whole genome shotgun sequence genomic window:
- the LOC122916709 gene encoding olfactory receptor 13F1-like, giving the protein MVKANLTVISNFIFLGFSHYPKVEVIVFVLCLLMYLITLLGNIILISITVLDSHLHKPMYFFLCNLSFLDIWYTSSALTPMLANFVSGKNTISFSGCAIQMYFSLAMGSTECVLLSMMAYDRYVAICNPLRYPIIMNKSVCVQIAAGSWVTGCLTALVETMSVLHQSLCGKSIINHFTCEILAVLKLVCVDTSRVQLIMLVISVLLLPMPMLLICISYAFILFNILRISSVDGRSKAFSTCAAHLTVVVLFYGTALSMYLKPSAVDSQEIDKFIALVYAGLTPMLNPIIYSLRNKEVKAAVKKLLIRNSLCAFFIPSSK; this is encoded by the coding sequence ATGGTCAAGGCAAACCTGACAgtcatttcaaattttatttttctgggatttTCCCACTACCCCAAAGTTGAGGTCATTGTATTTGTGCTGTGCTTGCTGATGTACTTGATCACCCTGCTGGGTAATATAATTCTGATCTCCATTACTGTCCTGGATTCCCATCTACACAAACCCATGTACTTCTTTCTCTGCAACCTCTCCTTTTTAGACATCTGGTACACCTCTTCTGCTCTCACTCCAATGCTAGCAAACTTTGTTTCAGGAAAAAACACTATCTCATTCTCAGGATGTGCCATTCAGATGTACTTTTCTCTTGCCATGGGCTCCACTGAGTGTGTGCTCCTGTCCATGATGGCGTATGACCGGtatgtggccatctgcaaccCCCTGAGGTACCCCATCATCATGAACAAGAGTGTCTGTGTGCAGATTGCAGCTGGCTCCTGGGTGACTGGCTGCCTCACCGCCCTGGTGGAAACAATGTCCGtgctgcatcagtctctctgtggAAAGAGCATCATCAATCATTTCACTTGTGAAATTCTGGCTGTGTTGAAACTAGTTTGTGTAGACACTTCCAGGGTGCAGTTAATCATGCTGGTGATCAGCGTACTTCTCCTTCCTATGCCGATGCTCCTCATTTGTATATCTTATGCATTCATTCTCTTCAACATTCTGAGAATCAGCTCAGTGGATGGTCGAAGCAAAGCCTTTTCAACATGTGCAGCCCACCTGACTGTGGTGGTTTTGTTCTATGGGACAGCTCTCTCCATGTACCTGAAGCCCTCAGCTGTAGATTCACAGGAAATAGATAAATTTATAGCTTTGGTATATGCTGGATTAACCCCCATGTTGAATCCCATCATCTATAGCTTACGGAACAAAGAGGTAAAAGCAGCTGTGAAAAAATTGCTGATTAGGAACTCTCTTTGTGCTTTTTTTATCCCCAGTAGCAAATAA